A part of Gambusia affinis linkage group LG19, SWU_Gaff_1.0, whole genome shotgun sequence genomic DNA contains:
- the gps1 gene encoding COP9 signalosome complex subunit 1 isoform X2, translating into MPLPVQVFNFQGSVEPMQIDADPQDDPQNAPDNSYIVENPTLDLEQYATSYSGLMRIERLQFIAEHCPQLRVEALKMALTFVQRTFNVDTYEEIHRKLTEATRDVQGVPDTVPDGGVLPPLDSAWAESTRKKALLKLEKLDTDLKNYKGNSIKESIRRGHDDLGDHYLDCGDLSNALKCYSRARDYCTSAKHVINMCLNVIKVSVYLQNWSHVLSYVNKAESTPEIAEQRGERDSQNQTVLTKLKCSAGLAELASRKYKPAAKCFLQASFDHCDCPELLSPSNVAVYGGLCALASFDRQELQRNVISSSSFKLFLELEPQIRDIIFKFYESKYASCLKLLDEIKDNLLLDMYLAPHIKTLYSQIRNRALIQYFSPYVSADMTKMAQAFNTTVAALEDELTQLILEGLVNARIDSHSKILYARDVDQRSTTFEKSLHMGKEFQRRAKAMILRAAVLRNQIHVKSPPREGNQGELTPANSQTRMSTNM; encoded by the exons ATGCCTTTGCCTGTGCAAGTGTTTAACTTTCAG ggCTCTGTTGAGCCCATGCAGATAGATGCAGATCCTCAAGATGACCCGCAGAATGCTCCAGATAACAGCTACATCGTAGAAAACCCAACACTG GACCTGGAACAATATGCTACTAGCTACAGTGGATTAATGCGGATTGAGAGGCTTCAGTTCATTGCTGAGCATTGTCCTCAGCTTCGAGTGGAGGCACTGAAGATGGCCCTCACGTTCGTCCAGAGAACTTTCAATGTAGACACATACGAAGAGATCCACCGCAAGCTAACAGAAGCCACAAG GGATGTTCAGGGCGTGCCTGACACTGTTCCTGATGGAGGAGTTCTGCCTCCACTGGACTCAGCCTGGGCAGAATCCACCAGGAAAAAGGCTCTGCTCAAACTAGAGAAGCTGGATACAGATCTGAAGAACTATAAAGGCAACTCAATCAAAGAGAGCATCAG AAGAGGCCATGATGATTTGGGGGACCACTACCTGGACTGTGGTGACCTCAGCAATGCCCTGAAATGTTACTCCCGTGCCAGAGATTACTGCACCAGCGCTAAACATGTTATTAACATGTGTCTGAATGTCATAAAG gTGAGTGTTTACCTCCAAAACTGGTCGCATGTGCTGAGCTATGTGAACAAGGCAGAATCCACACCAGAAATTGCAGAG caAAGAGGGGAGCGAGACAGCCAGAATCAGACAGTCCTAACCAAACTAAAGTGTTCAGCAG gactTGCTGAATTGGCTTCCAGAAAATACAAACCAGCTGCAAAGTGCTTTCTGCAGGCTTCGTTTGACCACTGCGACTGTCCAGAG CTCTTGTCTCCCAGTAATGTAGCTGTATATGGGGGATTGTGCGCTTTGGCCAGTTTTGATAGACAGGAGCTGCAACGTAACGTGATCTCTAGCAG CTCCTTCAAGCTATTTCTTGAATTAGAACCTCAGATTCGTGATATCATCTTCAAGTTCTATGAGTCCAAGTACGCATCCTGTCTCAAACTACTGGATGAAATAAAG GATAACCTGCTGTTGGACATGTACTTGGCTCCTCACATCAAAACCTTGTACAGTCAGATCAGAAACAGAGCCCTAATCCAG TATTTCAGTCCCTATGTATCGGCTGACATGACAAAGATGGCGCAGGCTTTCAACACCACAGTCGCAGCTTTGGAAGATGAACTTACTCAGTTGATACTGGAGGGCCTTGTTAACGCACGTATCGACTCCCATAGCAAG ATTCTATATGCGAGGGACGTGGATCAGAGGAGCACCACGTTTGAAAAATCTCTCCACATGGGAAAAGAGTTCCAGAGACGGGCAAAAGCGATGATCCTCCGTGCTGCTGTGCTTCGTAACCAGATCCATGTCAAG TCTCCACCCAGAGAAGGGAACCAGGGTGAGCTGACACCAGCCAACAGCCAGACCAGGATGAGCACCAACATGTGA
- the gps1 gene encoding COP9 signalosome complex subunit 1 isoform X1 — protein sequence MPLPVQVFNFQGSVEPMQIDADPQDDPQNAPDNSYIVENPTLDLEQYATSYSGLMRIERLQFIAEHCPQLRVEALKMALTFVQRTFNVDTYEEIHRKLTEATRDVQGVPDTVPDGGVLPPLDSAWAESTRKKALLKLEKLDTDLKNYKGNSIKESIRRGHDDLGDHYLDCGDLSNALKCYSRARDYCTSAKHVINMCLNVIKVSVYLQNWSHVLSYVNKAESTPEIAEQRGERDSQNQTVLTKLKCSAGLAELASRKYKPAAKCFLQASFDHCDCPELLSPSNVAVYGGLCALASFDRQELQRNVISSSSFKLFLELEPQIRDIIFKFYESKYASCLKLLDEIKDNLLLDMYLAPHIKTLYSQIRNRALIQSLTSISRSCGEPISSTREKSGGMYFSPYVSADMTKMAQAFNTTVAALEDELTQLILEGLVNARIDSHSKILYARDVDQRSTTFEKSLHMGKEFQRRAKAMILRAAVLRNQIHVKSPPREGNQGELTPANSQTRMSTNM from the exons ATGCCTTTGCCTGTGCAAGTGTTTAACTTTCAG ggCTCTGTTGAGCCCATGCAGATAGATGCAGATCCTCAAGATGACCCGCAGAATGCTCCAGATAACAGCTACATCGTAGAAAACCCAACACTG GACCTGGAACAATATGCTACTAGCTACAGTGGATTAATGCGGATTGAGAGGCTTCAGTTCATTGCTGAGCATTGTCCTCAGCTTCGAGTGGAGGCACTGAAGATGGCCCTCACGTTCGTCCAGAGAACTTTCAATGTAGACACATACGAAGAGATCCACCGCAAGCTAACAGAAGCCACAAG GGATGTTCAGGGCGTGCCTGACACTGTTCCTGATGGAGGAGTTCTGCCTCCACTGGACTCAGCCTGGGCAGAATCCACCAGGAAAAAGGCTCTGCTCAAACTAGAGAAGCTGGATACAGATCTGAAGAACTATAAAGGCAACTCAATCAAAGAGAGCATCAG AAGAGGCCATGATGATTTGGGGGACCACTACCTGGACTGTGGTGACCTCAGCAATGCCCTGAAATGTTACTCCCGTGCCAGAGATTACTGCACCAGCGCTAAACATGTTATTAACATGTGTCTGAATGTCATAAAG gTGAGTGTTTACCTCCAAAACTGGTCGCATGTGCTGAGCTATGTGAACAAGGCAGAATCCACACCAGAAATTGCAGAG caAAGAGGGGAGCGAGACAGCCAGAATCAGACAGTCCTAACCAAACTAAAGTGTTCAGCAG gactTGCTGAATTGGCTTCCAGAAAATACAAACCAGCTGCAAAGTGCTTTCTGCAGGCTTCGTTTGACCACTGCGACTGTCCAGAG CTCTTGTCTCCCAGTAATGTAGCTGTATATGGGGGATTGTGCGCTTTGGCCAGTTTTGATAGACAGGAGCTGCAACGTAACGTGATCTCTAGCAG CTCCTTCAAGCTATTTCTTGAATTAGAACCTCAGATTCGTGATATCATCTTCAAGTTCTATGAGTCCAAGTACGCATCCTGTCTCAAACTACTGGATGAAATAAAG GATAACCTGCTGTTGGACATGTACTTGGCTCCTCACATCAAAACCTTGTACAGTCAGATCAGAAACAGAGCCCTAATCCAG tCATTGACATCTATCAGTCGGTCTTGTGGAGAGCCAATATCCTCAACCAGAGAAAAAAGTGGGGGAATG TATTTCAGTCCCTATGTATCGGCTGACATGACAAAGATGGCGCAGGCTTTCAACACCACAGTCGCAGCTTTGGAAGATGAACTTACTCAGTTGATACTGGAGGGCCTTGTTAACGCACGTATCGACTCCCATAGCAAG ATTCTATATGCGAGGGACGTGGATCAGAGGAGCACCACGTTTGAAAAATCTCTCCACATGGGAAAAGAGTTCCAGAGACGGGCAAAAGCGATGATCCTCCGTGCTGCTGTGCTTCGTAACCAGATCCATGTCAAG TCTCCACCCAGAGAAGGGAACCAGGGTGAGCTGACACCAGCCAACAGCCAGACCAGGATGAGCACCAACATGTGA